Proteins encoded within one genomic window of Streptomyces rubradiris:
- a CDS encoding ABC transporter substrate-binding protein, protein MPRWKKILYALLGTAVLVAGGLFGWTFLHRPDTCADGVERIGDECVGVNGEGYDFDTPEISGVARAIAQENERIEKEPHVTVAMMLPLQSGSEALRRQIRSDLHGAYLGQLQANEGEGEPPKIRLVLANPGREYAHQAPVVDTLLRMARSPEDRLRAVTGFNLSLDATTEAVRRLTAHKVPVLASRITGDGIANEEGLDAVAKPKFPGLARIIPTNLEVARALAAFTGGQRREDRRTVLVHDTRQDSYNESLAKAFASIEEKGPAGPAEMPFTSPAIDEAGSTGNDFTEIANNICSSEADTVYFAGRTLHLRLFALKLAEVGCAKRHYTIISGSDAASLRQYMSGDDWEKLRGTDGQAKVTVQYAAPAHPAAWETELTAWRKDWRDSHGREPTARELPQYLAEPKKALDDLRDLIETVRLRRTDLGAAPNLDDSRTMLVYDGMVTVGTALHQVQSGPAEKVPGLREVGQEWVRMNAQHRVPGTSGLICLTGGGNPYDKPVAVVELDPGRKGEGTLKYVGLGWPTGAPQPKNCVIPSSTP, encoded by the coding sequence ATGCCCAGGTGGAAGAAGATCCTCTACGCCCTGCTGGGCACGGCGGTCCTGGTGGCCGGGGGCCTGTTCGGGTGGACCTTCCTCCACCGGCCGGACACCTGCGCGGACGGCGTCGAGCGGATCGGCGACGAGTGCGTCGGCGTCAACGGCGAGGGCTACGACTTCGACACCCCGGAGATCAGCGGCGTCGCCCGGGCCATCGCCCAGGAGAACGAGAGGATCGAGAAGGAGCCGCATGTGACGGTGGCGATGATGCTGCCGCTCCAGTCCGGCAGCGAGGCGCTGCGCCGGCAGATACGCAGCGACCTCCACGGGGCCTACCTGGGCCAGCTGCAGGCCAACGAGGGCGAGGGCGAACCGCCGAAGATACGGCTGGTGCTGGCCAATCCCGGCCGGGAGTACGCGCACCAGGCACCGGTCGTGGACACCCTGCTGCGCATGGCCCGCTCGCCCGAGGACCGGCTGCGCGCCGTCACCGGCTTCAACCTCAGCCTCGACGCCACGACAGAGGCCGTCAGACGCCTGACCGCGCACAAGGTCCCCGTGCTCGCCTCCCGGATCACCGGCGACGGGATCGCGAACGAGGAGGGCCTGGACGCGGTGGCGAAGCCGAAGTTCCCCGGCCTGGCCCGGATCATCCCCACCAACCTCGAGGTGGCCCGGGCGCTGGCCGCCTTCACCGGGGGACAGCGCCGGGAGGACCGCCGCACGGTGCTGGTCCACGACACCCGCCAGGACAGTTACAACGAGTCGCTGGCGAAGGCGTTCGCCAGCATCGAGGAGAAGGGCCCGGCCGGCCCCGCCGAGATGCCCTTCACCTCCCCGGCGATCGACGAGGCGGGCTCCACCGGCAACGATTTCACCGAGATCGCCAACAACATCTGCAGCTCCGAGGCCGACACCGTCTACTTCGCGGGGCGCACGCTGCACCTGCGGCTCTTCGCGCTCAAGCTCGCCGAGGTCGGCTGCGCGAAGCGGCACTACACCATCATCAGCGGCTCCGACGCCGCCTCGCTGCGGCAGTACATGAGCGGGGACGACTGGGAGAAGCTGCGCGGCACGGATGGCCAGGCCAAGGTGACGGTGCAGTACGCCGCCCCCGCGCACCCCGCGGCCTGGGAGACCGAGCTGACCGCCTGGCGGAAGGACTGGCGCGACAGCCACGGACGGGAGCCCACCGCGAGGGAACTGCCCCAGTACCTCGCGGAGCCCAAGAAGGCCCTGGACGACCTGCGGGACCTGATCGAAACCGTCCGGCTCCGCAGGACCGACCTCGGCGCCGCGCCCAACCTGGACGACTCCCGCACGATGCTCGTGTACGACGGCATGGTCACCGTCGGCACCGCGCTGCACCAAGTGCAGAGCGGCCCCGCCGAGAAGGTCCCGGGCCTGAGGGAGGTCGGCCAGGAGTGGGTACGGATGAACGCCCAGCACCGGGTGCCGGGAACCAGCGGCCTGATCTGCCTGACCGGCGGCGGCAACCCGTACGACAAGCCGGTGGCGGTGGTCGAACTGGACCCGGGCCGCAAGGGCGAGGGCACCCTCAAGTACGTCGGCCTGGGCTGGCCCACCGGCGCTCCCCAGCCGAAGAACTGCGTCATCCCCAGCAGCACCCCCTGA
- a CDS encoding SDR family NAD(P)-dependent oxidoreductase: MPGAVIIGAGPGIGQAVARRFAKEGMPITLIARGAQTLRAAAAAVAPQGVPVLTVQADSTDRGELDAALDQAVGEHGVPDVAVYNAALVRADELGQLSVRDHMEAWAVNVVGALNAAARLAPGMATRGSGTFLVTGGMPEPKPQYVSLSLGKAGVRTLVALLDQQYGPSGVHAASVTVDGPVAPGTDFDPDDIAEHYWRLHTQPRHLWDREVLHTGRS, encoded by the coding sequence ATGCCGGGTGCGGTGATCATTGGTGCGGGACCGGGGATCGGGCAGGCAGTCGCCCGTCGGTTCGCCAAGGAGGGTATGCCGATCACGCTGATCGCCAGGGGTGCGCAGACACTGCGCGCCGCGGCGGCCGCGGTCGCTCCCCAAGGCGTGCCAGTCCTCACGGTGCAGGCCGACAGCACCGACCGGGGCGAGTTGGACGCGGCCCTGGACCAGGCCGTCGGAGAGCACGGCGTTCCCGATGTCGCCGTGTACAACGCCGCGTTGGTCCGGGCGGACGAGCTGGGCCAGTTGTCGGTACGGGACCATATGGAGGCGTGGGCGGTCAACGTGGTCGGAGCGCTCAACGCCGCGGCACGCCTCGCGCCGGGCATGGCGACGCGCGGAAGCGGAACGTTCCTCGTCACGGGCGGCATGCCCGAGCCCAAGCCGCAGTACGTGAGCCTCTCCCTGGGCAAGGCGGGCGTGCGGACTCTGGTCGCGCTGCTCGATCAGCAGTACGGGCCCTCCGGGGTGCACGCGGCGAGCGTCACTGTGGACGGCCCGGTCGCCCCCGGCACCGACTTCGACCCCGACGACATCGCGGAGCACTACTGGCGGCTGCACACGCAGCCACGCCACCTGTGGGACCGCGAGGTGCTGCACACCGGCCGCTCCTGA
- a CDS encoding FAD-dependent oxidoreductase yields the protein MDDKTACCVVGGGPAGMVLGLLLARAGVRVTVLEKHADFLRDFRGDTVHPSTLALLDELGLAERFARLPQRRVRTVQLPVGAGRAPVTVADLSVLRGPYDYVAMVPQWDLLDLLAEEARREPSFELRMNTEATGFLVESGRVTGVRYRTADGGAGTLRAVLTVACDGRGSLARARPELRLRRFACPMDAWWFRLPRRDGDPSGLVGSAGDGLLAAMIDRGDYWQCAALIPKGTDAERRAAGLDRFRADYTAAAPWLADRAQALGSWDDVKLLDVHLDRLRRWHRPGLLCIGDAAHAMSPVFGIGINLAVQDAVAAARLLAGPLRRGRVRLRDVRAVQRRRRPTTVATQALQRAAHARFIAPVLRGAPPLGGPERARRVATLVTAAPWLRRLPAYFLAYGARREHPPPPAPHHRPSATEHPTLP from the coding sequence ATGGACGACAAGACCGCATGCTGTGTCGTGGGCGGCGGACCGGCGGGCATGGTGCTCGGGCTGCTGCTGGCCCGCGCCGGGGTCCGCGTGACCGTGCTGGAGAAACACGCCGACTTCCTGCGCGACTTCCGCGGCGACACGGTCCACCCGTCGACCCTGGCGCTGCTGGACGAACTGGGCCTGGCCGAGCGCTTCGCCCGGCTGCCGCAGCGCCGGGTCCGCACCGTCCAGCTGCCGGTGGGGGCCGGCCGCGCGCCGGTCACGGTCGCCGACCTCTCGGTCCTGCGCGGTCCCTACGACTACGTGGCGATGGTGCCCCAGTGGGACCTGCTGGACCTGCTGGCCGAGGAGGCCCGGCGCGAACCGTCCTTCGAGCTGCGGATGAACACCGAGGCGACGGGGTTCCTCGTCGAGTCCGGGCGGGTCACCGGGGTGCGCTACCGCACCGCCGACGGCGGCGCCGGCACGTTGCGCGCCGTCCTCACCGTGGCCTGCGACGGCCGGGGATCGCTGGCGCGCGCCCGGCCGGAACTGCGGCTGCGCCGCTTCGCCTGCCCCATGGACGCCTGGTGGTTCCGGTTGCCGCGGCGCGACGGCGACCCGTCCGGGCTCGTCGGCAGCGCCGGTGACGGCCTGCTGGCCGCGATGATCGACCGCGGTGACTACTGGCAGTGCGCGGCGCTCATCCCCAAGGGCACCGACGCCGAGCGCCGCGCCGCCGGCCTCGACCGCTTCCGGGCCGACTACACCGCCGCCGCCCCCTGGCTCGCCGACCGTGCCCAGGCCCTCGGGTCCTGGGACGACGTCAAGCTGCTCGACGTCCACCTGGACCGTCTGCGCCGCTGGCACCGGCCCGGCCTGCTGTGCATCGGCGACGCGGCACACGCCATGTCCCCGGTGTTCGGCATCGGCATCAACCTCGCCGTACAGGACGCCGTCGCCGCCGCCCGCCTCCTGGCCGGGCCGCTGCGGCGGGGGAGGGTGCGGCTGCGCGACGTACGCGCCGTGCAGCGTCGTCGCCGCCCCACCACGGTCGCCACGCAGGCGCTCCAGCGGGCCGCCCACGCCCGCTTCATCGCACCGGTCCTGCGGGGTGCCCCGCCCCTGGGCGGCCCGGAGCGCGCCCGGCGCGTCGCGACCCTGGTCACCGCGGCGCCCTGGCTGCGCCGCCTCCCCGCGTACTTCCTCGCCTACGGCGCCCGCCGCGAACACCCCCCGCCCCCGGCGCCCCACCACCGACCGTCGGCCACGGAGCACCCCACCCTCCCTTGA
- a CDS encoding DUF1360 domain-containing protein → MTTDAEPYDAGDGLPLGGYAALASVFAGGIGSFALLARRRGVRLPPDVPPWDVLLMGTAAYKASRVVTKDKITSFLRVPFTRRADEGKAGEVMDEPRGSGLRRAVGDLISCPFCTAAWAAGALACSYAASPRLTRLVCAGFGALTVADWLQYAWTATQQTVED, encoded by the coding sequence ATGACGACGGACGCCGAACCGTACGACGCCGGGGACGGCCTGCCACTGGGCGGGTACGCCGCCCTTGCCTCCGTGTTCGCGGGAGGCATCGGCTCCTTCGCCCTGCTGGCCCGGCGCCGGGGTGTACGACTGCCACCGGACGTGCCGCCCTGGGACGTGCTGCTCATGGGCACAGCGGCGTACAAGGCGTCCCGGGTGGTGACCAAGGACAAGATCACCAGCTTCCTCCGGGTGCCGTTCACCCGCCGCGCCGACGAGGGCAAGGCCGGCGAGGTCATGGACGAGCCCAGGGGCTCCGGGCTCCGGCGGGCCGTCGGCGACCTGATCTCCTGCCCGTTCTGCACCGCGGCCTGGGCCGCCGGCGCCCTGGCGTGCTCCTACGCCGCGTCACCTCGGCTCACCCGGCTGGTGTGCGCCGGTTTCGGCGCGCTGACCGTGGCGGACTGGCTCCAGTACGCCTGGACCGCGACCCAGCAGACGGTCGAGGACTGA
- a CDS encoding MgtC/SapB family protein has protein sequence MAAAGLAAPLWDLNVGQGPRQLAELGLALLLSSLIGWEREAQQKSAGLRTHTLVGIASALMMEVSQHGFNAVLGLQNVSFDPSRVAAQIVSGIGFIGGGLIFVRRDAVRGLTTAATIWLTCAVGMACGGGLPVLALAVTALHFLVVRGYPLLSSRLVPGRAATAFEARLTYRTGTALLPRLLQTCTRRGFRIVQVKVERLPGRTDDAARVLLQLEGTADPSALASELFRDDGVLDVELSTAREEE, from the coding sequence GTGGCGGCTGCGGGACTGGCGGCACCGTTGTGGGACCTCAACGTCGGGCAGGGGCCGCGGCAACTGGCCGAACTGGGGCTCGCGCTGCTGCTGTCGAGCCTGATCGGCTGGGAGCGCGAGGCCCAGCAGAAGAGTGCGGGGCTGCGCACTCACACCCTGGTCGGCATCGCGAGCGCCCTGATGATGGAGGTCTCCCAGCACGGTTTCAACGCGGTGCTCGGCCTGCAGAACGTGTCCTTCGACCCCTCACGGGTCGCGGCGCAGATCGTCTCCGGCATCGGGTTCATCGGCGGCGGACTGATCTTCGTACGACGGGACGCCGTACGGGGCCTGACCACGGCCGCCACCATCTGGCTGACCTGCGCGGTCGGCATGGCCTGCGGCGGCGGGCTGCCCGTGCTCGCGCTGGCGGTGACGGCCCTGCACTTCCTGGTGGTCCGGGGTTACCCGCTGCTGTCGTCCCGGCTGGTCCCCGGCCGGGCCGCCACCGCGTTCGAGGCGCGCCTGACCTACCGGACCGGGACGGCGCTGCTGCCCCGGCTGTTGCAGACATGCACCCGGCGCGGTTTCCGCATCGTGCAGGTCAAGGTGGAGCGGCTGCCCGGCCGCACCGACGACGCCGCGCGGGTGCTGCTGCAACTGGAGGGCACCGCGGACCCCTCCGCGCTGGCGTCGGAGCTGTTCCGGGACGACGGCGTGCTGGACGTGGAACTGTCCACCGCGAGGGAGGAGGAATGA